From the Triticum aestivum cultivar Chinese Spring unplaced genomic scaffold, IWGSC CS RefSeq v2.1 scaffold260113, whole genome shotgun sequence genome, the window GCAAGCACGCGACTGTGTCTCTTAGTATATACATATAAACATTTTATGCGCTTCAAAGTTTAAAAAGACTGAACTGCAGTGTTTAGATTTCAAAGTGTATATGATACAGGCCCGGGTTTTGTTCTTACACTGCAATAATTTTACTCTGGTTGCTCTCTGGGTATTTGCAAGTCAGTCCTTTCCAGGAATATTCTCTCGGGGAGCATGGATCACCATTCCAGTGTATTTGTGCCAAATTGTAGTGATCTTTGACTTCCTTCATGTAATCGACTGCAAGAGCAAAAAGACAATGGAACAAATATGAACGGAACATAAAACTGTTTATACTGAGGATGAGGGCTTATATGTTTCTAAAGATACCTAAACTGTAACGTAAGAAGTTGTAATGATATTTCATATCCAATGCAAGCATTATACTTCTGTAAAACCGAATAAACTGCATTGATTCATTTCTAAAATGTTGGCTGGGCATTTAGAAGATGGTCTATTCAAGAACCGAGTTTACCGAAATGAGTTGTTTGATAAACTTGTTTTATTTATTACTTTTGTGCATCGCTCGTTGCAGAGGTCAGGGGTTAtcctccttttttattttttttgttactTTGATGAAGAGCCTGACAATGTCAAATGGCGTCGGGGTATCTCAGGGGTCTAGACAATCAAAAAAAATTTGTTTTAGAGCAGAGAGGTGGATGTGTTGTACTACAAGAAGTTGAACCAACTGAGTCAACTGCGGTTTAAAAATAAAAAACTGAATAAACTGCATGACATGGCAAATGTAATCAACTGCAAACGTTATATCTCACCGTCGTTGGAGTCAGTGAAGAGGTTATCCATCCGGATGACAGAGTACAGCTCGAACGCATTGATGAG encodes:
- the LOC123179118 gene encoding probable LRR receptor-like serine/threonine-protein kinase At1g51880 gives rise to the protein MLPPLINAFELYSVIRMDNLFTDSNDVDYMKEVKDHYNLAQIHWNGDPCSPREYSWKGLTCKYPESNQSKIIAV